In Achromobacter xylosoxidans A8, a single window of DNA contains:
- the pagP gene encoding lipid IV(A) palmitoyltransferase PagP — MTARFRAAILCLLLATFAATAQACDSMPSWAQSACNRLDQIWNEGGNDLYFTGYSWHNRATYSKEKIDSFNELAWGGGYGRSIYDEDGDWQGLYAMAFLDSHSKVEPIAGYGFLKIGRVSENFRLGAGYTVFLTARHDIMSYVPFPGILPLVSAGYKDAMLYATYIPGSAGAGNVLFMFGRWSF; from the coding sequence ATGACTGCAAGATTCCGGGCGGCAATTCTTTGCCTGCTGCTCGCCACCTTCGCCGCCACCGCCCAAGCCTGTGACAGCATGCCCTCATGGGCCCAGTCGGCCTGCAACCGCCTTGACCAGATCTGGAACGAGGGCGGCAACGACCTGTACTTCACCGGCTACTCGTGGCACAACCGGGCCACCTACAGCAAAGAGAAGATCGACAGCTTCAACGAGCTGGCCTGGGGCGGCGGCTACGGCCGCAGCATCTACGACGAAGACGGCGACTGGCAGGGCCTGTACGCCATGGCCTTTCTCGATTCGCATAGCAAGGTCGAACCGATCGCCGGCTACGGCTTCCTGAAGATCGGGCGGGTCAGCGAGAACTTTCGCCTGGGCGCGGGCTATACCGTCTTCCTGACGGCGCGCCACGACATCATGAGCTACGTGCCGTTTCCGGGCATCCTGCCGCTGGTGAGCGCGGGCTACAAGGACGCGATGCTATACGCGACCTACATCCCGGGTTCCGCCGGCGCGGGCAACGTGCTGTTCATGTTCGGCCGCTGGAGCTTCTGA
- the mgtE gene encoding magnesium transporter: MTQSAAAQKPPATPGRLDPEDAQHALAEVQERLRRQQLVADLVHRQEEGDSKASLVEDLVHRQHEAELKTLLDGLHPADIAFILESLPKDERQAIWKLVSPEHDADVLLEVEDWVRESLIEAMDRQDLVAATGNMDADELADLAPDLPPDVVAEVQKGLTEEERAQLLEAMGYPEDSVGAIMDFEMVRVREDVTLEVVLRYLRRLHELPDHTDQIFVVDRQDKLQGILPLSKLLVSEPETEVSAVMNSDFLALNPLDSDADAAGAFERYDLVSAPVMDDQGRLIGRVTIADVVDVMREDSQEQALSRAGLQEEDIFAPVATALRNRAPWLLFNLCTAATASFVASQFEGTVSQIVILAFLMSIVAGIGGNSGNQTMTLIIRALAMGRITGRNLWQLVKRELLVTLMVGLCGSLVAALFAWAISHSLSIALVMMAAMICNMLVGASVGVLVPMVRARFGKDPAMGSSVLLTFATDSLGFFIFLGLATIFLL, translated from the coding sequence ATGACGCAGTCCGCCGCCGCGCAGAAACCGCCCGCGACGCCCGGCCGCCTCGACCCGGAAGACGCCCAACACGCGCTGGCGGAAGTGCAGGAACGCCTGCGCCGCCAGCAACTGGTCGCCGACCTGGTGCATCGCCAGGAAGAAGGCGACTCCAAGGCCTCGCTGGTCGAGGACCTGGTGCACCGCCAGCACGAAGCCGAACTCAAGACCCTGCTGGACGGCCTGCATCCGGCCGACATCGCCTTCATCCTGGAATCGCTGCCCAAGGACGAACGGCAGGCCATCTGGAAACTGGTCAGCCCCGAGCACGACGCGGACGTGCTGCTGGAAGTCGAAGACTGGGTGCGGGAATCGCTGATCGAGGCGATGGACCGCCAGGACCTGGTTGCCGCCACCGGCAACATGGACGCCGACGAGCTGGCCGACCTGGCGCCCGACTTGCCGCCCGACGTGGTGGCGGAAGTCCAGAAGGGCCTGACCGAAGAGGAACGCGCGCAGCTGCTGGAAGCCATGGGCTATCCAGAAGACAGCGTGGGCGCGATCATGGACTTCGAGATGGTCCGGGTGCGCGAGGACGTGACGCTGGAAGTGGTGCTGCGCTATCTGCGCCGGCTGCACGAACTACCCGACCACACCGACCAGATCTTCGTGGTGGACCGCCAGGACAAGCTGCAAGGCATCCTGCCCCTGTCCAAGCTGCTGGTCAGCGAGCCCGAAACCGAAGTGAGCGCGGTCATGAACTCGGATTTCCTGGCGCTCAACCCGCTGGATTCCGACGCCGATGCCGCCGGCGCCTTCGAACGCTACGACCTGGTTTCTGCGCCGGTCATGGACGACCAAGGCCGCCTGATCGGGCGGGTCACCATTGCCGACGTGGTGGACGTGATGCGCGAAGACTCCCAGGAACAGGCGCTGTCGCGCGCCGGCCTGCAGGAAGAAGACATTTTTGCGCCCGTCGCCACGGCCCTGCGCAACCGCGCCCCCTGGCTGCTGTTCAACCTCTGTACCGCCGCCACGGCGTCCTTCGTGGCCTCCCAGTTCGAGGGCACGGTCAGCCAGATCGTCATCCTGGCGTTCCTGATGTCCATCGTGGCCGGCATCGGCGGCAACTCCGGCAACCAGACCATGACCCTGATCATCCGGGCCCTGGCCATGGGGCGGATCACCGGCCGCAATCTGTGGCAGCTGGTCAAGCGCGAACTCCTCGTCACCCTGATGGTGGGGCTGTGCGGCAGCCTGGTCGCCGCATTGTTCGCCTGGGCGATTTCGCATTCGCTGTCCATCGCGCTGGTGATGATGGCCGCCATGATCTGCAATATGCTGGTCGGCGCGTCGGTGGGCGTGCTGGTGCCGATGGTGCGCGCCCGCTTCGGCAAGGATCCGGCGATGGGCTCGTCGGTGCTCCTGACCTTTGCCACCGATTCGTTGGGGTTCTTCATCTTTCTGGGCCTGGCGACGATTTTCCTGCTGTAG
- a CDS encoding acyl-CoA thioesterase: MTSSTKTPFTTLPADRDAVLRVMPMPADANIHGDVFGGWIMSQVDIAGSIPAARRAAGRVATVAVNAFQFKEPVFVGDLLSFYAAITKTGTTSVTVSVEVYAERQRLDAEIVKVTEATLTYVATDEARRRRPLPTL; encoded by the coding sequence ATGACCTCCAGCACCAAAACCCCGTTTACGACTTTGCCCGCCGATCGCGACGCGGTGTTGCGCGTCATGCCGATGCCGGCGGACGCGAATATCCACGGGGACGTCTTTGGCGGCTGGATCATGTCCCAGGTCGACATCGCCGGATCGATCCCCGCCGCGCGCCGCGCCGCCGGGCGCGTGGCCACCGTCGCGGTCAATGCCTTCCAGTTCAAAGAGCCGGTGTTCGTGGGCGATTTGCTCAGTTTCTACGCAGCCATCACCAAGACCGGCACGACCTCGGTCACGGTGTCCGTCGAGGTCTACGCGGAGCGTCAGCGGCTGGACGCCGAGATCGTCAAGGTCACCGAGGCCACGCTGACCTACGTCGCCACCGACGAAGCCCGCCGGCGCCGTCCCCTTCCTACTCTTTGA
- a CDS encoding YeiH family protein, with translation MSTSTSTAVPLPATPTASPAATPWRDKLNGVLFVGLMAAAVMQLADLPAIRQLGFSPLVVGIVCGMLYGNFLRGTMPADWSAGVNFTARRLLRIAVAFYGLNISIQQIAAVGLPGLAVSVAVVVGTLVLGTVVGQRLLGLDRDTAMLTAAGSAICGAAAVLAFEPTLRAAPHKSAVAVATVVLFGTLSMFLYPVLYHAGWLNFDTQALGIYIGGTIHEVAQVVGAASNVDPATTEVATIVKMTRVALLVPVLLILGMYLRSAASHAGGQGKGGKLPIPWFAVGFLVLAIINSLNIIPADAVAAIRRLDVFALTMAMTALGIETRFAQIRKAGPRVMALGLILYLWLLVGGYGIVKLAS, from the coding sequence ATGAGTACATCTACCAGCACCGCCGTCCCCCTCCCCGCCACGCCGACGGCGTCTCCCGCCGCCACACCCTGGCGCGACAAGCTCAACGGCGTGCTGTTCGTCGGCCTGATGGCCGCCGCGGTGATGCAGCTCGCGGACCTGCCCGCCATCCGCCAGCTGGGTTTCTCGCCGCTGGTCGTGGGCATCGTCTGCGGCATGCTCTACGGCAACTTCCTGCGCGGCACCATGCCCGCTGACTGGAGCGCGGGCGTGAATTTCACCGCGCGGCGCCTGCTGCGCATCGCCGTGGCCTTCTACGGCCTGAACATCAGCATCCAGCAGATCGCCGCCGTGGGCCTGCCCGGGCTGGCGGTCTCGGTGGCGGTGGTGGTGGGCACCCTGGTGCTCGGCACGGTGGTGGGCCAGCGTCTGTTGGGCCTGGACCGCGACACCGCCATGCTGACGGCCGCCGGCAGCGCCATCTGCGGCGCCGCCGCCGTGCTGGCCTTCGAACCCACGTTGCGGGCCGCTCCCCACAAGAGCGCGGTGGCCGTGGCCACCGTGGTGCTGTTCGGCACCCTGTCCATGTTCCTGTACCCGGTGCTCTACCACGCGGGCTGGCTGAACTTCGACACCCAGGCCCTGGGCATCTATATCGGCGGCACCATCCATGAAGTGGCCCAGGTCGTCGGCGCGGCCAGCAACGTCGACCCCGCCACCACCGAAGTCGCCACCATCGTGAAGATGACCCGCGTGGCCCTGCTGGTGCCGGTCCTGCTGATCCTGGGCATGTATCTGCGCAGCGCCGCCTCGCATGCCGGCGGCCAGGGCAAAGGCGGCAAGCTGCCGATCCCCTGGTTCGCGGTGGGCTTCCTGGTGCTGGCCATCATCAATTCGCTGAACATCATCCCCGCCGACGCGGTGGCCGCCATCCGCCGCCTGGACGTCTTCGCCCTGACCATGGCCATGACCGCGCTGGGCATCGAAACCCGCTTCGCCCAGATCCGCAAGGCCGGTCCCCGGGTGATGGCGCTGGGCCTGATCCTGTACCTCTGGCTGCTGGTCGGCGGCTACGGCATCGTCAAGCTGGCGTCCTGA
- a CDS encoding LysR family transcriptional regulator, giving the protein MTPDQLLTFASVADAGNISRAAQLLNLSQPAVSGQLRMLQEWFGEPLYRRSGHGIALTEAGERLAEQARQLRQVYRQAQAVRESWRGLETGDLRLGASTTPASYLLPSLVADFRHAFPAVSLHLSDGNTREIVERLPALDLAFIEGDVPTGLPADTAVHAWRQDEVVAVVRADHALAGKGAVTLRDLAASALIMREPGSGVRRLVERAFADAGLAPSVGLELAGVEGVKQAVRAGLGVGFVSVMSMRHEDGALAALRLLPRPLTRTLSILVPHADAAARAAERFLAMCLAVGTADGV; this is encoded by the coding sequence ATGACTCCCGATCAGCTGCTTACCTTCGCCAGCGTGGCCGATGCCGGCAATATCAGCCGCGCCGCGCAGCTGCTGAACCTGTCCCAGCCCGCCGTCTCCGGCCAGCTACGGATGTTGCAGGAATGGTTCGGCGAACCCCTGTACCGCCGCAGCGGCCACGGCATCGCGCTGACCGAAGCCGGTGAGCGCCTGGCCGAGCAGGCCCGCCAGTTGCGCCAGGTGTACCGGCAGGCGCAGGCGGTGCGCGAATCCTGGCGCGGACTGGAAACCGGCGATCTGCGCCTGGGCGCCAGCACCACCCCCGCCAGCTATCTGCTGCCCAGCCTGGTGGCCGATTTCCGCCATGCCTTTCCGGCGGTCAGCCTGCATCTGTCCGATGGCAACACGCGTGAGATCGTCGAGCGCCTGCCGGCCCTGGATCTGGCGTTCATCGAAGGCGACGTGCCTACGGGCTTGCCCGCGGACACGGCCGTGCATGCCTGGCGCCAGGACGAAGTGGTGGCGGTGGTGCGCGCGGACCACGCGCTGGCGGGAAAAGGGGCGGTGACGCTGCGCGACCTGGCGGCGTCAGCGCTGATCATGCGCGAACCCGGTTCGGGCGTGCGCCGGCTGGTGGAGCGCGCTTTCGCGGACGCCGGCCTGGCGCCGTCGGTGGGCCTGGAGCTGGCCGGCGTGGAGGGGGTGAAGCAGGCGGTGCGGGCCGGACTGGGCGTGGGCTTCGTGTCGGTCATGTCGATGCGGCACGAGGATGGCGCCCTGGCGGCCTTGCGCCTCTTGCCCAGGCCGCTGACGCGGACCCTGAGCATCCTGGTGCCGCATGCCGACGCGGCCGCCCGCGCCGCCGAACGCTTCCTGGCGATGTGCCTGGCGGTCGGGACGGCGGACGGCGTTTGA
- a CDS encoding M20 aminoacylase family protein, translating into MKLLEPIVAWHHDISKIRRDIHAHPELAFEEFRTADVVAAKLEEWGIEIDRGLGGTGVVGIIRGNLPGDRAVGLRADMDALPMQEVNTFAHASTNAGKMHACGHDGHTAMLLAAAQYLSQHRDYAGTVYVIFQPAEEGGGGAKRMIDDGLFKRFPMEAVFGMHNWPGMKPGQFGLTAGPIMASSNEFSIIVKGKGTHAGMPNLGIDPVMAAVQLAQSLQTIITRNRNPLDAAVLSITQIHAGSADNVVPNHAELRGTVRTFTLDVLDLIERRMEEIARHTCAAMDCEVEFTFQRNYPPTINHAEEAAFCADVLRDIVGEANVNDHVQPTMGAEDFAFMLQELPGCYVWIGNGTGDHRDSGHGLGPCMLHNGSYDFNDELLPLGGTYWVQLALKRLAKA; encoded by the coding sequence ATGAAACTGCTCGAACCCATCGTCGCGTGGCATCACGACATTTCCAAGATCCGCCGCGACATCCACGCGCATCCCGAACTGGCTTTCGAAGAGTTCCGCACCGCCGACGTAGTGGCCGCGAAACTCGAGGAATGGGGCATTGAAATCGACCGGGGCCTGGGTGGCACCGGCGTGGTCGGCATCATCCGCGGCAATCTGCCGGGCGACCGCGCCGTGGGCCTGCGCGCCGACATGGACGCGCTGCCCATGCAGGAGGTCAACACCTTCGCGCACGCCAGCACCAACGCCGGCAAGATGCACGCCTGCGGCCACGACGGCCACACGGCCATGCTGCTGGCGGCCGCGCAATACCTGTCGCAGCACCGCGATTACGCCGGCACGGTCTACGTGATCTTCCAGCCCGCGGAAGAAGGCGGCGGCGGCGCCAAGCGCATGATCGACGACGGCCTGTTCAAACGCTTTCCCATGGAAGCGGTGTTCGGCATGCACAACTGGCCCGGCATGAAGCCCGGCCAGTTCGGCCTGACCGCCGGCCCCATCATGGCCTCCAGCAACGAGTTCTCCATCATCGTGAAGGGCAAGGGCACACACGCCGGCATGCCCAACCTGGGCATCGATCCGGTCATGGCGGCCGTGCAACTGGCGCAATCGCTGCAGACCATCATCACGCGCAACCGCAATCCGCTGGACGCGGCCGTGCTCAGCATCACGCAGATCCACGCCGGTAGCGCCGACAACGTCGTGCCCAACCATGCCGAATTGCGCGGCACCGTGCGCACCTTCACGCTGGACGTGCTGGACCTGATCGAACGCCGTATGGAAGAGATCGCGCGCCACACCTGCGCGGCGATGGACTGCGAGGTCGAATTCACGTTCCAGCGCAACTACCCGCCCACCATCAATCACGCCGAGGAAGCCGCGTTCTGCGCCGACGTGCTGCGCGACATCGTGGGCGAGGCCAACGTCAACGACCACGTGCAACCCACCATGGGCGCGGAAGACTTCGCCTTCATGCTGCAGGAACTGCCGGGCTGTTATGTCTGGATCGGCAACGGCACCGGCGACCATCGCGACAGCGGCCACGGCCTGGGCCCCTGCATGCTGCATAACGGCAGCTACGACTTCAACGACGAACTGCTGCCGCTGGGCGGCACCTACTGGGTCCAGCTGGCGCTCAAGCGCCTGGCCAAGGCCTGA
- a CDS encoding AMP-binding protein, translating into MTRPWLAHYPQGVPAEISTEGYASLTDLLDRACKQYASRIACTAMGSNITYAQLDAHAQAFAGWLQSMGLAKGERVALMMPNVPAYLVSMLGTLRAGLVVVNVNPLYTAEELQRQLQDSGASAIVILENFAHTLQRVTDRGQLKHIIVTGPGDLLGGLKAPLVNLAARYVKKIVPAWQIDGARMLPDVLRDGARQRFAPPPLSMDDVAVLQYTGGTTGVPKGAMLSHRNLVANVLQTEAVAQPVVHDLADQQLTIISALPLYHVFAMTVCGLYGLHAGMRNVLIINPRDQPSLINAWRKVPINVFPGVNTLFNALAHNDDFARLDFSALRLTLGGGMAVQQQVAERWLKITGRPLIEGYGLSETSPVATVNPTNATAYSGSIGLPLPSTDVAILDDEGHEVPLGERGEVGIRGPQVMLGYWQKPEETRHSMTADGYFRTGDIGIMDEQGYTRIVDRKKDMIAVSGFKVYPNEVEAAVAQHPGVLECAAIGVPDEHSGEAVKVFVVRRDPTLTEAQIQDWCREKLTGYKRPRYVEFRDELPKSNVGKILRRELRPDAVAGAPTGTAA; encoded by the coding sequence ATGACGCGTCCGTGGCTTGCCCATTATCCGCAGGGGGTTCCGGCGGAGATATCCACAGAGGGTTATGCCTCCCTGACTGACTTGCTGGATCGGGCCTGCAAGCAGTACGCCTCGCGCATCGCCTGCACCGCGATGGGCAGCAACATTACCTATGCGCAGCTCGACGCCCATGCGCAAGCGTTCGCCGGCTGGCTGCAAAGCATGGGCCTGGCCAAGGGCGAGCGGGTGGCATTGATGATGCCGAACGTGCCTGCCTATCTGGTCAGCATGCTGGGCACGCTGCGCGCGGGTCTGGTCGTGGTGAACGTGAATCCGCTTTACACCGCTGAAGAGCTGCAGCGACAGCTGCAGGACAGCGGCGCGTCGGCCATCGTCATCCTGGAAAATTTCGCGCACACCTTGCAGCGCGTCACGGACCGCGGACAGCTCAAGCACATCATCGTGACCGGCCCCGGCGATCTGCTCGGCGGGCTGAAGGCGCCGCTGGTGAATCTGGCTGCGCGCTACGTCAAGAAGATCGTGCCCGCATGGCAGATCGATGGCGCCCGCATGCTGCCCGACGTGCTGCGCGACGGCGCGCGCCAGCGCTTTGCGCCGCCGCCGCTGTCGATGGACGACGTGGCGGTGCTGCAATACACCGGCGGCACCACCGGCGTGCCCAAGGGCGCGATGCTGTCGCATCGCAATCTGGTGGCCAATGTGCTGCAGACGGAAGCGGTGGCCCAGCCCGTGGTGCATGACCTCGCGGACCAGCAGCTCACCATCATCAGCGCGCTGCCGCTCTACCACGTGTTCGCGATGACCGTGTGCGGGCTGTATGGGCTGCATGCCGGCATGCGCAACGTGCTTATCATCAACCCGCGCGACCAGCCTTCGCTCATCAACGCGTGGCGCAAGGTGCCGATCAATGTGTTCCCCGGCGTTAATACGCTGTTTAACGCACTGGCGCACAACGACGACTTCGCCCGCCTGGACTTTTCTGCCTTGCGGCTGACCTTGGGCGGCGGCATGGCGGTGCAGCAGCAGGTCGCCGAACGTTGGCTGAAGATTACGGGCAGGCCGCTGATCGAAGGCTATGGCCTGTCGGAAACCTCGCCGGTGGCGACCGTGAATCCCACCAACGCGACCGCGTACTCCGGCTCCATCGGCCTGCCGCTGCCGTCCACCGACGTGGCCATCCTGGACGACGAAGGCCATGAAGTGCCGCTGGGCGAGCGTGGCGAAGTGGGTATCCGCGGGCCGCAGGTCATGCTGGGATACTGGCAGAAGCCCGAGGAAACCCGCCACTCCATGACCGCCGACGGCTACTTCCGCACCGGCGACATCGGCATCATGGACGAGCAGGGCTATACCCGCATCGTCGATCGCAAGAAAGACATGATCGCGGTGTCGGGCTTCAAGGTCTATCCGAACGAGGTCGAGGCCGCAGTGGCGCAGCACCCCGGCGTGCTGGAATGCGCGGCGATCGGCGTGCCGGACGAGCACTCGGGCGAGGCCGTCAAGGTGTTCGTGGTGCGGCGGGACCCGACGCTGACTGAAGCGCAGATCCAGGATTGGTGCCGCGAAAAGCTCACGGGCTACAAGCGTCCGCGCTACGTGGAATTCCGCGACGAGCTGCCCAAGAGCAACGTGGGCAAGATACTGCGCCGGGAGCTGCGTCCCGATGCGGTTGCGGGTGCGCCCACGGGCACCGCGGCGTAA
- a CDS encoding inositol monophosphatase family protein → MDTYDQPRSQTSPIDLCAAIDAAVTAAHAGAAILQSYAHHRADLVIDRKARNDLVSQADREAEAAIIQELQARTPKFGIVAEETGGKPQGSATWYIDPLDGTTNFLHDIPHYAVSIALIAHAGTAISATETLAEDTPVVGVVYDPCREELFTAVHGLGAWLNGRRIKCSRTPTIEDAVLATGFPFRDFSFAAQYMPMLHDAINRARGVRRMGAAALDLAWTACGRYDGYWEMGLAPWDVAAGTLILREAGGACSDMHRQDPWPIGGRVVAGNKAIERALHEMIAPHLDKKD, encoded by the coding sequence ATGGATACCTACGATCAGCCCCGCTCGCAGACCTCGCCCATCGACCTGTGCGCCGCGATCGACGCGGCAGTCACGGCGGCCCATGCCGGCGCGGCCATACTGCAATCCTACGCGCATCACCGCGCGGATCTCGTGATCGACCGCAAGGCGCGCAACGATCTCGTGTCCCAGGCGGACCGCGAGGCGGAGGCTGCCATTATCCAGGAGCTGCAAGCGCGCACGCCCAAATTCGGCATCGTCGCCGAAGAGACCGGCGGCAAGCCGCAGGGCAGCGCCACCTGGTATATCGATCCGCTGGACGGCACCACCAACTTCCTGCACGACATTCCGCATTACGCGGTGTCGATCGCGCTGATCGCGCACGCCGGCACCGCCATATCAGCCACCGAAACGCTGGCCGAGGACACGCCCGTGGTCGGCGTGGTGTACGACCCCTGCCGCGAGGAACTCTTTACCGCGGTCCACGGCCTGGGCGCCTGGCTCAACGGCCGGCGCATCAAGTGTTCGCGCACGCCGACCATCGAAGACGCCGTTCTGGCCACCGGGTTTCCGTTCCGCGACTTTTCATTCGCCGCGCAATATATGCCCATGCTGCACGACGCCATCAACCGCGCCCGCGGTGTGCGCCGCATGGGCGCGGCTGCGTTGGACCTGGCATGGACCGCCTGCGGCCGCTATGACGGCTATTGGGAAATGGGCCTGGCGCCCTGGGACGTGGCTGCCGGCACGCTGATCCTGCGCGAAGCGGGCGGCGCGTGTTCGGACATGCACCGGCAGGATCCCTGGCCCATCGGCGGGCGCGTCGTGGCCGGCAACAAGGCCATCGAGCGCGCCTTGCACGAAATGATCGCGCCGCACCTGGACAAGAAGGACTGA
- the mnmD gene encoding tRNA (5-methylaminomethyl-2-thiouridine)(34)-methyltransferase MnmD — protein sequence MSSSYAPLIPAKAEFDADGRLYSPAYGDVYHSPSGALGQAEHVFLRGNGLPERWRGRRGFTVCETGFGLGLNFLALWKAWRDDPLRSAALHVVSLEGHPFEREDLAALLARYAPESLAGLGRQLAERWPVLLPGLHRLEFEGGAVTLTLGFGDAQVLAPRLNASVDAFFLDGFAPERNPRMWELSLLRDLATLAAPGATLATWACTGELRQTLRTAGFEARRAPGYGGKWHMTVAAAIAPGCAAPSAPDEDSRHAVVVGAGLAGAGIAQALAARGWRVTVLDAGLAQGAPSHAGHVAAALTPVVARDDNARARLSRAGSLRALARWQSLPEGAAPLVCGTVQLERDEGRSAALAGTLETLAFPGHWVRQVNRDEASALAGLPLARGGVYFGQGMLLQPGRLIEALLAADGVTVLPGKVASVDRNGAGWSVRDLAGAELARADTVILANAFGARAVLADSGLLDPLPRVAQMHALAGEVTLVPARALHGGPRCIVGGEGYLLPDVGTGCVAGSTYVHGAAEARVGAEGQRVTLDKAAGLLGGGFPDFDSLEPGSLPGWAGWRAVLPGRLPAVGELPQAPGLWLAVGYASRGLSWSALMGDLIAARLAGEPSPLETDLAQLISPR from the coding sequence ATGTCCTCTAGCTATGCTCCCCTGATCCCCGCCAAGGCTGAGTTCGACGCCGACGGCCGGCTCTACAGTCCCGCTTATGGCGATGTCTACCATTCGCCATCGGGTGCGTTGGGCCAGGCGGAACACGTGTTCCTGCGAGGCAACGGCCTGCCCGAGCGTTGGCGTGGTCGCCGCGGTTTCACCGTTTGCGAAACGGGCTTCGGGTTGGGGCTGAACTTCCTGGCCCTCTGGAAAGCATGGCGCGACGATCCCCTGCGCAGCGCCGCGCTGCACGTGGTGTCGCTTGAAGGGCATCCCTTCGAACGCGAAGACCTGGCGGCTTTGCTGGCCCGCTACGCGCCCGAGTCCCTGGCCGGCCTGGGACGGCAGCTGGCAGAGCGATGGCCGGTCCTGTTGCCCGGATTGCATCGCCTGGAGTTCGAGGGCGGCGCCGTCACGCTGACGCTGGGCTTCGGCGATGCCCAGGTCCTGGCGCCCCGCCTGAACGCGAGCGTGGACGCATTCTTCCTGGACGGCTTCGCGCCGGAGCGCAATCCGCGGATGTGGGAGCTTTCCCTGCTGCGCGACCTGGCCACGCTGGCCGCACCCGGCGCCACGCTGGCTACCTGGGCCTGCACCGGCGAATTGCGCCAGACCTTGCGGACGGCGGGTTTCGAGGCGCGGCGGGCGCCCGGCTACGGCGGCAAATGGCATATGACCGTGGCGGCTGCCATCGCGCCGGGCTGCGCGGCCCCGAGCGCCCCGGACGAGGATTCCCGCCACGCCGTGGTGGTGGGGGCGGGGCTGGCGGGCGCAGGCATTGCCCAGGCATTGGCCGCGCGCGGGTGGCGTGTGACGGTGCTCGACGCAGGCCTGGCGCAGGGCGCGCCATCGCATGCCGGGCATGTCGCGGCGGCTTTGACTCCGGTGGTGGCGCGCGATGACAACGCGCGGGCGCGTCTGTCGCGCGCGGGCAGTCTGCGCGCGTTGGCGCGATGGCAAAGCCTGCCCGAAGGCGCGGCGCCGCTGGTCTGCGGCACCGTGCAGTTGGAGCGCGACGAAGGCCGGTCCGCGGCGCTGGCCGGCACCCTGGAGACCTTGGCCTTTCCCGGGCACTGGGTGCGCCAGGTGAACCGCGACGAAGCCAGCGCCCTGGCCGGCCTGCCGCTGGCGCGGGGCGGGGTGTATTTCGGACAGGGCATGTTGCTGCAGCCTGGCAGGCTGATAGAGGCGCTGCTGGCGGCGGACGGCGTGACGGTCCTGCCCGGCAAGGTGGCCAGTGTCGACCGCAACGGCGCGGGCTGGAGCGTGCGCGATCTGGCCGGCGCCGAGCTGGCGCGCGCCGATACCGTCATCCTGGCCAATGCGTTCGGCGCGCGCGCCGTGCTGGCCGATAGCGGTCTGCTGGATCCCTTGCCCCGTGTGGCGCAGATGCATGCGCTCGCGGGCGAGGTAACGCTGGTGCCAGCCCGGGCACTGCACGGCGGTCCGCGCTGCATCGTCGGCGGCGAGGGCTATCTGCTGCCCGATGTGGGCACCGGTTGCGTGGCCGGCAGCACTTACGTGCATGGCGCGGCCGAAGCGCGGGTCGGCGCCGAAGGTCAGCGTGTCACCCTGGACAAGGCTGCGGGCCTGCTGGGCGGCGGCTTTCCGGACTTTGATTCCCTGGAGCCTGGCAGCCTGCCGGGTTGGGCCGGCTGGCGGGCCGTGCTGCCGGGGCGGCTGCCGGCCGTGGGCGAGCTTCCTCAGGCCCCGGGTCTGTGGCTGGCCGTCGGTTACGCGTCGCGCGGCCTTTCATGGTCGGCGCTGATGGGCGACCTGATCGCCGCGCGCCTGGCCGGCGAGCCGTCGCCCCTGGAAACAGATCTGGCGCAACTTATTTCGCCACGTTGA